CGCTGCCCGAGGCGATTGCCGAATGGGGCTATGAGATGGCGTCGTATGGCCTCGGTTCGAACAGCCGCGTGCGCGGCGAGCGGGCGCGCACCCTGCTGGGCTGGCAGCCGCAGGGGCCGTCCGTGCTGGAGTGGATCAAGCACGACATGCTCCATCCGCAGCACGCCATCGCCGCTTGATGCAGCTCAGCAAACCGCCTCAGTGTGCGCTAGCGAACGGTGCTGTCTGGCGATCGGGAGTATGATGGCGTTGCTTGGTTGAGACGCACTGCCGTGAAGTTGGCGGCATGTTCGATCTTCCAGCAGGTCAGCCGGTCGCCTCAAGGATCGGCACCAGATTTCCGCCGGCGCGTTCGCGCCGTGTGCATTGCAACTCCAGGTCGCGGTAGGTACTGCGAACCCCTTCAAGGCCGGCGTCAGCCGGTCTTTTTTTCGCCTGTTGTTTCCTCCCTTGCGCCATTCACCGCCACCTGTCCGCCATTCGCCGAAACGCTGTTTTCGTGCGCGTGAAATCCGCGTATCTTGACGTTCAACCAACTTCAAGGGGCGACCGTGAAACCTGAACCCGCTTATTGCCGCCGTACCCAGCTGCTGTGGGGCGTGCTGCTGATCGCCATCGGCGCCGTCATCCTGCTGGACCGGCTCGATGTGATCTATCTCCATGATTACTATGCACTATGGCATTATTGGCCCCTGATACTGCTCGTCTTCGGCCTCAACAAGCTGCTCACGCCCGTGTCCGCCAAGCAGGTACTGAGCGGCCTGTGGCTGATCTTTTTCGCCGCGTGGTGGTATGTATCGTATGAAGAGCTGTGGAACTTGAATTTCTACAATAGCTGGCCAGCCTTGCTGATCGCCTGGGGCGTGGGCCTCGTGCTGGAACCACTGTTGAACAAACATTTTATTGCCTACCGGGAGTCCGAGCATGAAAAATAGACCGCCGCTGCACTCGCCATCGCAGATCGTGCTGGGCGTCATCGTCATCGGCCTGGGACTGTTGTTCCTGCTCGATAACCTGGGTTTCATCAATGTGCGCTACACCTTCCGCTTCTGGCCCACCATCCTCATCATTTTCGGCTTGCTGAAAATATCGCAAAGCCATAGCCGTTCCGGCTACATCCTTGGCGGCGTGATGGTCTTGCTGGGTCTGAGCTGGACCTTGAAAGCCATGGGCTTGTTCTATATCAACTGGAGCATGCTGTGGCCGCTGCTCATCATTGCCGCTGGCGTGGCCGTCGTGTCGAAATCCCTGCCGGGCGGGCAGCAGCGGCAGCGCCGCCGGCGCCAGGCTCACCTTGACGACGCCGACCATTTTGGCCAGGCCCGCAATGGCGCCGTATCGCTCGACAAGGATGCGGCCGATGCCACTGCAGCGCCCGGCACCGGCGGCCAGGCGGACGACGACAGTATCATCGAAGTGACGGCCATCCTCGGCGGCTATGTGCGGCGCGTATCGTCGCAGCGCTTCAAGGGCGGCGATATCAACGTCATCATGGCCGGCTGCGAAATCGACTTGCGCCAGGCGTCGATCGACGGCGAAGCCGTGCTCAACGTGTTCGCCCTGTGCGGCGGCGTCACCATCAAGATTCCGCCCGACTGGAGCGTCGTGCTGCAGGGCACGCCCATCCTTGGCGGCTTCGAAGAAAAGACCATCGTGCCGCCGAACCAGAACAAGCGTTTGTACGTGACGGGCTACGCCATCATGGGCGGCCTGGAAATCCGCAACTAGGCGCGCATGTCCGGACCCTTGTCGAAGCGGCGCGGCGCCGTGGTGGTGTTTCTGGTCTGCATCGCACTGGGCCTGGCGCTGGCCTTTGTCCTGGCCAGGGTGGCGCATGCGCCCTGGCTCAATGCGACCCTGCTGGTGGTGCCCGCCACGCTCGTGTATGCGATCGGCTCGGGCTTTTCCGCGTTTTACCTCTGCCGCGCCTACCCCTTGCACGCCCGCCATCCGCTCGCCATCGCCAGCGTGATGGGCGTGGCGGCCCTGTTCGCGGGCTTGCTGTGGGCAACCCTGCTGCAATTTTTGAACAGCGTCAGCCAGTTGCCGGACGTGCGCTGGCTGGGCGTGCACCTGACGCAGTCGATGCTGGCCCTGTTCTTCGGCCTGGGCGCGCTGCTGTATTGCCTGGCCGCCGCCGTGCACTACCTGTTGCTCGAATTCGTGCGCGCCAGGATGGCCGAACAGCGGGGGCTGGAAGCGCAATTGATGGCGCAGGAAGCGCAATTGCGCATGCTGCGCACGCAAATCGATCCGCATTTCCTGTTCAACAGCCTGAACTCCATCAGCGCCCTGACGTCCATCAATGCGGCGGGCGCACGCCAGATGACGGTGCAGCTGGCCAGTTTCTTTCGCCAGAGCCTGAGCCTGGAAGCGCACAAGCACATCACCGTGGAACAGGAACTGGTGCTGATCCGCCACTTTCTCGCCATCGAACAAGTGCGTTTCGGCGCGCGCCTGCAAGTGGCGGAAAGCGCCGACGCTGCCGCGCTGGCGTGTCTGTTGCCGCCCATGCTGATACAGCCGCTGGTGGAAAATGCCGTCAAGCATGGTATCTGCGGCTTGACGGAGGGCGGCCTGATCGCCATCGAGGTCAGGCGCGCAGGCAGCCTGTTGCAGATCGCCGTGTGCAACCCGGTCGATGCGGATCAAGGGCCAGCGCGCGGCAACGGCGTGGGCCTGGAAAATGTGCGCCAGCGCCTGGCCGGCGCGTATGGCCACGAGGCCAGCGTGCACTGGGGCCGGCGCGACGGCTATTTTGAAGTGATGATTTCCATGCCGGCACAGACCGGCGACACGGAGGAAGCATGATGCAGGCAAGAATGCGGGTGGCCATCGTCGATGACGAATTGCTGGCGCGCAGCGTGTTGCGCGAATACCTGGCGCGCCACGACGATATCGACATCGTGGCCGAGTGCGCCAACGGTTTTGACGCCGTCAAGGCCATCGCGGAACTGGAGCCGGAACTGGTGTTCCTCGACATCCAGATGCCGCGCCTGGACGGCTTCGAAGTGGCGGAATTGATCGGCGCGAAGACAAGGCTGATCTTTGTCACGGCCTACGACCAGTACGCCTTGAAAGCGTTCGAATGCCATGCCCTCGACTATCTGCTGAAACCATTCAGCGAACAGCGTTTCGACCAGGCGCTGGCCCATGCGCGCGCCCACCGCGGCCCGCCCGCCGCGTCCACTGCTGTGCAGACTCTGGCGCGCGAGGCGGCCACGCGCGCCGCGCCACTGGACCGTGTGCTGATCCGCGACGGCGCCAAGGTTCACGTGATCGCCAGCGCGCGCATCGACTACATCGAGGCGCAGGACGATTACATCAGCATCCGTTCCGAAGGCAAGTCCTACCTGAAAAGCCAGACGCTGGCGGAACTGGAAACCCAGCTCGACCCCGCCAAGTTCCTGCGCGTGCACAGGTCCTACCTGCTCAATATCGACGGCATTAGCCGCATCGAGGCGGCAACGAAAGACAGCCACGTGGCCATCTTGCGCGATGACACGCGGATCCCCGTGAGCAAGGCGGGGTATCAGAAGCTCAGATTATTGGTGGGTTAGCATTTTCGCTGGCGTAGATGCATAATCATCTACGCATGATATCATCTGGAGGTGATAGTGAATGCGTCGAGGACATGGCCGATCACGTTTCACGATGACTTCGATGCGGAATTCGATGCTCTGCCGATAGATGTTCAGGATGAATTGCTGGCGAGTGCCGATGCGCTGTCGAAGCTGGGCCCGGCTGCCGGGCGTCCTCACGTTGGGACGTTGAACAATCCCAAACACCCGAACATGAAAGAGCTGCGTTTCAAGGCCAATAACGGGGTAGAGGTGTGGCGCGCGGTCTTTGCTTTCGATACGAGGCGTGAGGCGGTCATTCTGGTTGCGGCGGCCAAGCAAGGTGTCAATGAGGACAAGTTTTACAGGGATTTGTTATTCAAGGCAAATGCTCGTTACGAGCAACATCTCAAAAACCTGGCTGCGGCGAAGGCGAGGCAGGACAAAGGCACTAGATGATTTCAGGAGCAGGAGTTTGTCATGGGAAGAAATTTGAACGACGTCATCCACAGTTTGCCGGCCGAGCGGCAGGCAAAAATTGCGGCTCTATCCCAGGAAAAGATGCAAGAAATGATAGCGCACGCCGCTACGCTGACGGATTTCCGCAAGGCAGTAGGCAAGACCCAGGCGGAAGTTGCGAGGGAACTGGGGATTCAACAGCATGCCGTTTCCCAACTGGAAAAGCGTACCGATACTTATGTCTCGACCTTGCGCCGGTTTTTGCAATCGCTGGGCATGACATTGGAGATGTCGGTCGTTGCGCAAAACGGCGTGCGTATCGAACTGCAAAATTTTCTGCGCAGCCAGGAAGTTGATGCCGATGTCCATGACAGTGCACTTGCTACGCCTGCGACGCCCGCAGGAAAGCGGAAAGCCGGCGTGTCGCGCAAGCGGGCTGGCACCGCCTGAAGCTGCTTTATCCAGTAGCTAGTTGCACATCCCACCAGGCGGGCAGCAGCTGGCGGATTTCCGGCCGTGAAAAACGGTCGTCGATCAGGTAGACGACGCCCTTGTCCGACTGCGTGCGGATCACGCGGCCGGCCGCCTGCACCACCTTTTGCATGCCTGGATATAAATACGTGTAGTCGTAGCCGGCGCCGAAGATGTCGCCCATGCGCTGGCGGATCTGCTCGTTGACGGGATTGATCTGCGGTAAACCGAGGGTGGCGATGAAGGCGCCGATCAGGCGCGCGCCGGGCAAGTCGATGCCTTCGCCAAACGCGCCACCGAGCACGGCAAAGCCGATGCCGCGCGTGTCCAGGCCGAAGCGCCCGAGGAACTGGCTGCGCGCAGCGTCATCCATGCGGCGCGGCTGCTGCCAGATCGGCACGTCCGGGTAATGCTGGGCGAACAGCGTGGCCGTCTTTTCCATGTAATCAAAGCTGCTGAAGAAAGCCAGATAATTGCCCGGCGTTTCTGCGTACTGGCGCGCCATCAGCTGGGCGATGGGCAGCAAGGAGGCGGCGCGGTGCTGGTAGCGCGTGGAAATGGTGTCGGCCACGCGCACGGACAATTGCTCCGCCTGGAAGGGCGATTCCACGTCGACCCAGGCCGTGTCGGCCGGCATGCCCAGGGTGTCGCTGTAGTAATTCCATGGGCTCAGCGTGGCGGAAAACAGCGCCGTGCTGTGGCTGGCCGCGAAGCGTTCCTTCAGGAAGGGCGCCGGTACGATGTTGCGGATGCAGACGGTGGAGCCCGTGTCCGTTTTACTGACGTCGAACAGCGAATGCGCGCCGAAACTCTCTGCCAGGCGGTTGATCAGCAGCACGTCGAAATAAAAGCGCTGCAAGTCTTCGTCGAGCGCCGCCGCGTGTTCGGCCACGTAGTCGCCGATGGCCGTCGCCACGCCTTGCAGGGCGCCAAAGAATTTGTCGGGCAAGGCGGGATGCACGTGGTAGTCGCCATCCTGCTCTTTCAGCAAAGCCGTCCACTGGCGCGAGAGGCGGTCCAGCGGCTTTTTCAGCGCCTCGGTCGCGAACTTGCGCAGCATTTTCAAATCGATCTGCGCCAGCTCGGCGGTATACATGCTGCGTGCGCGCGACACCATATTGTGCGCTTCGTCGACCAGCACATTGACTTTCCAGTCGTGGGCCAGGGTCATGCCGTACAGCATGGCGCTGAGGTCGAAGTAATAATTGTAGTCGCCGATGACGACGTCGCTCCAGCGCGCCAGCTCCATGCCCAGGTAATAGGGACAGATACCCTGCTGCAAGGCGATGGCGCGCACGGCTTCCTTATCCAAAATCAAACCGCTGGCCAGCGCCACTTCGCGTGCCAGCGGCAGGCGGTCGTAAAAACCCTTGGCCAGCGGACACGATTCTCCGTGACAGGCTTTGTCAGGATGCTCGCAGGCGCTGCTCTTGGCGCTCAGTTCCAGCACGCGCAACGGCAGCTGGGGCGTGCTGTCTTTCAGGATGGCGCAGGCGTCGAGCGCCATTTGCCGGCCCGGCACCTTGGCGGCCAGGAAAAACAGTTTATCGAGGCCATGCGCGGCTGTCGCTTTCAACATGGGGAACA
Above is a genomic segment from Janthinobacterium sp. 64 containing:
- a CDS encoding ATP-dependent DNA helicase yields the protein MQYTIAVRALCEFTAKVGDLDLRFTPSPTAQEGMAGHATVTGRRDDDYQREISLCGDFGPLHVRGRADGYDPARRQLEEIKTYRGDLAAMPANHRQLHWAQARIYGHLLCRQLNLPMLRVALVYFDIVSQKETVMHEECTAEALRTFFEQHCALFLDWAEQEMAHRASRDAQLTSMAFPHADFRPGQRQLAEAMYKASSRGCGLLAQAPTGIGKTVGSLFPMLKATAAHGLDKLFFLAAKVPGRQMALDACAILKDSTPQLPLRVLELSAKSSACEHPDKACHGESCPLAKGFYDRLPLAREVALASGLILDKEAVRAIALQQGICPYYLGMELARWSDVVIGDYNYYFDLSAMLYGMTLAHDWKVNVLVDEAHNMVSRARSMYTAELAQIDLKMLRKFATEALKKPLDRLSRQWTALLKEQDGDYHVHPALPDKFFGALQGVATAIGDYVAEHAAALDEDLQRFYFDVLLINRLAESFGAHSLFDVSKTDTGSTVCIRNIVPAPFLKERFAASHSTALFSATLSPWNYYSDTLGMPADTAWVDVESPFQAEQLSVRVADTISTRYQHRAASLLPIAQLMARQYAETPGNYLAFFSSFDYMEKTATLFAQHYPDVPIWQQPRRMDDAARSQFLGRFGLDTRGIGFAVLGGAFGEGIDLPGARLIGAFIATLGLPQINPVNEQIRQRMGDIFGAGYDYTYLYPGMQKVVQAAGRVIRTQSDKGVVYLIDDRFSRPEIRQLLPAWWDVQLATG
- a CDS encoding LiaF transmembrane domain-containing protein — its product is MKPEPAYCRRTQLLWGVLLIAIGAVILLDRLDVIYLHDYYALWHYWPLILLVFGLNKLLTPVSAKQVLSGLWLIFFAAWWYVSYEELWNLNFYNSWPALLIAWGVGLVLEPLLNKHFIAYRESEHEK
- a CDS encoding sensor histidine kinase, encoding MSGPLSKRRGAVVVFLVCIALGLALAFVLARVAHAPWLNATLLVVPATLVYAIGSGFSAFYLCRAYPLHARHPLAIASVMGVAALFAGLLWATLLQFLNSVSQLPDVRWLGVHLTQSMLALFFGLGALLYCLAAAVHYLLLEFVRARMAEQRGLEAQLMAQEAQLRMLRTQIDPHFLFNSLNSISALTSINAAGARQMTVQLASFFRQSLSLEAHKHITVEQELVLIRHFLAIEQVRFGARLQVAESADAAALACLLPPMLIQPLVENAVKHGICGLTEGGLIAIEVRRAGSLLQIAVCNPVDADQGPARGNGVGLENVRQRLAGAYGHEASVHWGRRDGYFEVMISMPAQTGDTEEA
- a CDS encoding LiaI-LiaF-like domain-containing protein, coding for MKNRPPLHSPSQIVLGVIVIGLGLLFLLDNLGFINVRYTFRFWPTILIIFGLLKISQSHSRSGYILGGVMVLLGLSWTLKAMGLFYINWSMLWPLLIIAAGVAVVSKSLPGGQQRQRRRRQAHLDDADHFGQARNGAVSLDKDAADATAAPGTGGQADDDSIIEVTAILGGYVRRVSSQRFKGGDINVIMAGCEIDLRQASIDGEAVLNVFALCGGVTIKIPPDWSVVLQGTPILGGFEEKTIVPPNQNKRLYVTGYAIMGGLEIRN
- a CDS encoding LytR/AlgR family response regulator transcription factor, whose protein sequence is MRVAIVDDELLARSVLREYLARHDDIDIVAECANGFDAVKAIAELEPELVFLDIQMPRLDGFEVAELIGAKTRLIFVTAYDQYALKAFECHALDYLLKPFSEQRFDQALAHARAHRGPPAASTAVQTLAREAATRAAPLDRVLIRDGAKVHVIASARIDYIEAQDDYISIRSEGKSYLKSQTLAELETQLDPAKFLRVHRSYLLNIDGISRIEAATKDSHVAILRDDTRIPVSKAGYQKLRLLVG
- a CDS encoding XRE family transcriptional regulator is translated as MNDVIHSLPAERQAKIAALSQEKMQEMIAHAATLTDFRKAVGKTQAEVARELGIQQHAVSQLEKRTDTYVSTLRRFLQSLGMTLEMSVVAQNGVRIELQNFLRSQEVDADVHDSALATPATPAGKRKAGVSRKRAGTA
- a CDS encoding type II toxin-antitoxin system RelE/ParE family toxin → MNASRTWPITFHDDFDAEFDALPIDVQDELLASADALSKLGPAAGRPHVGTLNNPKHPNMKELRFKANNGVEVWRAVFAFDTRREAVILVAAAKQGVNEDKFYRDLLFKANARYEQHLKNLAAAKARQDKGTR